The Nocardioides campestrisoli genome includes a window with the following:
- a CDS encoding maleate cis-trans isomerase family protein: MTVAEADGARIATRESKGVRFALVLPSTNTSVERELHHLRPQDCSWHTGRIMIKAPALDSSDAFGAFRECLNEALPDALTVVMTCKPDYVVMGMSAETFWGGVAGNAAFEQGVREMTGLEVTTGATAAGEALKAFGARRIGVVTPYQPVGDEQVVAYFTELGYEVAAITGLCSESATSIADETPETLREAFLSVDGPDVDALIQCGTNLECVAVAAELERELGKPVIAINVATAWHAFRVNGIADKIHGHGSLLELH, encoded by the coding sequence ATGACAGTCGCCGAGGCGGACGGGGCGAGGATCGCCACCCGGGAGAGCAAGGGGGTCCGGTTCGCCCTGGTCCTGCCCTCCACCAACACCTCCGTGGAGCGCGAGCTGCACCACCTGCGGCCGCAGGACTGCTCGTGGCACACCGGGCGGATCATGATCAAGGCGCCGGCGCTCGACTCCTCCGACGCGTTCGGCGCCTTCCGTGAGTGCCTCAACGAGGCGCTGCCGGACGCGCTGACCGTGGTGATGACCTGCAAGCCCGACTACGTGGTGATGGGGATGTCGGCGGAGACCTTCTGGGGCGGGGTGGCCGGCAATGCGGCGTTCGAGCAGGGGGTCCGGGAGATGACCGGCCTCGAGGTGACGACGGGCGCCACTGCCGCCGGCGAGGCGCTCAAGGCGTTCGGTGCGCGGCGGATCGGTGTGGTCACGCCCTACCAGCCGGTCGGGGACGAGCAGGTCGTCGCCTACTTCACCGAGCTGGGCTACGAGGTCGCCGCGATCACCGGCCTCTGCTCGGAGTCGGCCACCTCGATCGCCGACGAGACCCCGGAGACCCTGCGCGAGGCCTTCCTGTCCGTGGACGGGCCGGACGTCGACGCGCTGATCCAGTGCGGCACCAACCTGGAGTGCGTCGCGGTGGCCGCCGAGCTGGAGCGCGAGCTGGGCAAGCCGGTGATCGCGATCAACGTCGCCACCGCGTGGCACGCGTTCCGGGTCAACGGGATCGCCGACAAGATCCACGGCCACGGCTCGCTGCTCGAGCTGCACTGA